The proteins below are encoded in one region of Triticum aestivum cultivar Chinese Spring chromosome 1B, IWGSC CS RefSeq v2.1, whole genome shotgun sequence:
- the LOC123085531 gene encoding uncharacterized protein, with the protein MAAADEAGSDSGGDGAGPGQAALQETTQDLQMSFAKMMQTRSPQSWSALPSELAGIIDEKHGSFSRTLLQDKPEITKEMIRGYMSNSELETAIQDFGWRCANVSRIYRTRASRRWRSRSPRTRPSARCPVNLLYDQSKHVLSKVQT; encoded by the exons ATGGCCGCCGCAGACGAGGCTGGGAGCGactccggcggcgacggcgcggggcctggccaggccgccctccaggagacgACTCAAGATCTG CAAATGTCGTTTGCCAAGATGATGCAGACACGCAGTCCACAATCATGGTCAGCCCTGCCATCGGAGCTTGCTG GTATCATCGATGAAAAACATGGGTCGTTTTCGCGTACTCTTCTTCAGGATAAGCCTGAGATCAC GAAAGAAATGATTCGTGGGTATATGAGCAATTCTGAACTTGAGACTGCTATACAAGACTTTGGGTGGCGCTGTGCTAATGTCTCCAGGATATACAG GACCCGAGCATCAAGGAGATGGCGGAGCAGATCGCCAAGGACCCGTCCTTCAGCGAGATGCCCCGTAAATCTACTGTATGATCAATCAAAACACGTTTTGTCCAAAGTCCAAACTTAA